Proteins encoded in a region of the Deinococcus multiflagellatus genome:
- a CDS encoding phosphoribosyltransferase: protein MTTSPSWPHLPKVFQDRTEAGQLLGAVLAARGPWPSAVVLALPRGGVPVAAEVARALGAPLDVFLVRKLGLPMAPEVAMGALASGGAQWLNEALMDRLGISAAALAQVQAREAQELARREALYRAGRGPLNLTGRTALLVDDGLATGATMRAAVQAARLLGAGRIVVAVPVAPPDTCADLHAEADEVVCLHTPPHFQAVGQFYGDFSQATDAEVLALLAGP, encoded by the coding sequence GTGACCACCAGCCCCTCGTGGCCTCACCTCCCCAAGGTTTTTCAGGACCGGACAGAAGCCGGGCAGCTGCTGGGCGCAGTCCTGGCGGCCCGTGGCCCCTGGCCCAGCGCCGTGGTCCTGGCCCTGCCCCGGGGCGGTGTGCCGGTGGCCGCCGAGGTGGCTCGGGCCCTGGGGGCACCGCTGGACGTCTTTCTGGTGCGCAAACTGGGGCTGCCGATGGCCCCGGAAGTGGCGATGGGGGCGCTGGCCTCGGGCGGCGCGCAGTGGCTGAACGAGGCGCTGATGGACCGCCTGGGCATTTCTGCCGCCGCGCTGGCGCAGGTGCAGGCCCGCGAGGCACAGGAACTGGCCCGCCGCGAGGCCCTGTACCGCGCCGGCCGGGGTCCCCTGAATCTGACCGGCCGCACGGCCCTGCTGGTGGACGACGGCCTGGCCACAGGCGCCACGATGCGCGCAGCGGTGCAGGCCGCGCGGTTACTGGGCGCGGGGCGAATCGTGGTGGCGGTGCCGGTGGCGCCGCCTGACACCTGTGCTGACCTGCACGCCGAGGCCGACGAGGTGGTGTGCCTGCACACGCCACCCCACTTTCAGGCTGTGGGTCAGTTCTACGGCGATTTCTCGCAAGCCACCGACGCCGAGGTGCTGGCCCTGCTGGCTGGGCCCTGA